In one window of Acanthopagrus latus isolate v.2019 chromosome 15, fAcaLat1.1, whole genome shotgun sequence DNA:
- the LOC119033041 gene encoding solute carrier family 22 member 7-like, with translation MKFENILEEIDGFGPFQISIIILLFIPRIVLPCHFLLNNFIAGVPPHHCDINKLGDGGLFGNLTQEQRLTVSVPMREDGNPKSCEMFAEPQFQLLANSSSSADLPTVGCQSGWVYDNSTFTSTLATEWDLVCDRKSLTKTTGTIFFFGVMTGAIAFGYLCDKFGRKSTLLASYLMTIVFGFSSAFANSYILFTVLRFLTGVGLTGMSINSIVLSIEWVDTGHRSFIGVIGSLAWSVGNMLLAGFAFLITDWRPLIMAVTAPLGLAVLTWWWIPESARWLLANGKVEKAQYYLDRCAKFNTKEKLSSKLKLETFNSTEILGEQDKNYTYLDLIKTPKMRQLTLLTGIVWYGVASTYYGISLNISGFGLNIYLTHFIYAAIEVPAKLMIYCFLDIIGRRKCQAGTLLLTGCCIAINIFIPKGLWHVRAAVAILGKGLSEAAFTTIFLYTTELYPTVVRQNGVGYTSFMSRLGVSLAPLILLLEDVWILLPQIIICSVAIISGLVALLLPETLNIRLPETIDDIEKPRKNDGSPEFVELSRVKDLN, from the exons ATGAAGTTTGAGAATATCCTGGAGGAAATTGACGGTTTTGGACCTTTCCAAATCAGCATCATCATCCTGCTGTTCATCCCTCGTATAGTTCTGCcctgtcacttcctgctgaACAACTTCATCGCTGGTGTGCCTCCTCACCACTGTGATATCAACAAACTCGGTGACGGTGGACTCTTCGGGAATTTAACTCAGGAGCAGAGGCTGACCGTCAGCGTGCCCATGCGAGAAGATGGAAACCCCAAATCCTGCGAGATGTTTGCAGAGCCGCAGTTTCAGCTCTTGGCCAACAGCTCCAGCAGCGCTGACCTGCCAACAGTTGGGTGTCAGAGCGGATGGGTTTATGACAACTCCACCTTCACTTCCACCCTGGCAACAGAG TGGGACCTGGTCTGTGATAGAAAAAGTCTGACAAAAACCACAGGCACAATCTTCTTCTTCGGAGTGATGACCGGGGCCATAGCCTTTGGATACCTCTGTGATAA GTTTGGGAGGAAAAGCACTCTTCTGGCCTCGTACCTCATGACCATAGTGTTTGGCTTCTCCAGTGCATTTGCAAACTCCTACATTCTGTTTACAGTGTTGAGATTTCTCACTGGGGTTGGACTGACAGGAATGTCCATCAACTCGATAGTGCTCA GCATTGAGTGGGTCGACACAGGTCACAGGTCGTTCATCGGTGTGATCGGCAGCCTGGCCTGGTCGGTCGGTAACATGCTGCTGGCTGGATTTGCCTTCCTGATAACTGACTGGCGGCCTCTGATCATGGCGGTCACAGCCCCGCTAGGACTTGCAGTTTTGACCTGGTG GTGGATTCCTGAATCTGCTCGATGGCTTTTAGCCAACGGCAAAGTGGAAAAAGCTCAGTATTACCTTGACAGATGTGCAAAGttcaacacaaaagaaaaactgtcatCCAAATTGAAACTAGAG ACGTTTAACAGCACTGAAATTCTGGGAGAGCAGGACAAAAACTACACTTACCTTGATCTCATCAAGACCCCGAAGATGAGACAGTTGACTCTGCTGACTGGGATTGTGTG GTATGGAGTCGCCTCAACGTATTATGGAATCAGTCTGAACATCAGTGGATTCGGTCTGAACATTTACCTAACACACTTCATCTATGCTGCCATCGAAGTCCCTGCCAAGCTGATGATCTACTGCTTCCTCGACATCATTGGACGGAGGAAGTGCCAGGCTGGGACGCTGTTACTGACAGGATGCTGCATCGCCATAAACATCTTTATACCGAAAG GTCTGTGGCATGTGCGTGCTGCCGTTGCCATTCTTGGAAAAGGCCTATCAGAAGCTGCTTTCACAACTATCTTCCTCTACACGACGGAGCTCTACCCCACAGTCGTCAG ACAAAATGGTGTGGGCTACACGAGCTTCATGAGTCGTCTGGGAGTATCTTTGGCTCCgctcatcctgctgctggaggacgtGTGGATTCTTCTGCCTCAGATCATCATCTGCTCTGTGGCCATCATCTCCGGCCTGGTGGCTCTGCTGCTTCCAGAGACACTCAACATCAGGCTGCCAGAGACGATTGATGACATTGAAAAGCCACG aaaaaatgaCGGCTCCCCTGAATTCGTGGAGTTGTCAAGAGTCAAAGATCTCAACTGA
- the LOC119033042 gene encoding G-protein coupled receptor 4-like, which yields MEVFNINNLFPYQSPAVYVMTCVIITIGLPLTLVAIYAVYSLVKNDHVAPIYVINLLISDVIQLCCMTVDVVPLKDRRIYYIGFYMYYFAMIASVGFMVCIALERYLVIACPLWYRFRRTIKISVVVCVVVWVLTLVYLLTFNYVKHTEIVSALFFLLPLPLFIFFLGGTIRALSASRVPSDEKRRIVAILVLVLLIYMLLFMPSVIWYATYYQTLSTLSLTFLRLSPLADLLLYVFMRKGTIDKFLASVCCCRMDSNDSSRVDSNDITSSVV from the exons ATGGAAGTTTTCAATATTAACAACTTATTTCCGTACCAAAGCCCAGCCGTGTACGTGATGACATGCGTAATCATCACTATTGGCCTTCCTTTGACCCTTGTGGCTATCTATGCAGTATATTCTCTG GTGAAAAATGATCACGTTGCTCCGATCTACGTCATCAACCTTCTCATTTCCGATGTCATTCAGCTCTGCTGCATGACTGTTGATGTGGTTCCTCTTAAGGACAGGAGGATATATTATATCGGCTTCTATATGTACTACTTTGCTATGATTGCCAGTGTTGGCTTCATGGTGTGCATCGCCCTGGAAAG GTATTTGGTCATTGCCTGCCCACTGTGGTACCGCTTCCGACGAACCATCAAGATCTCCGTGGTGGTCTGCGTGGTGGTCTGGGTCCTTACTCTTGTCTATCTCCTCACATTCAATTATGTGAAACATACAGAGATTGTGTCtgctcttttcttcctccttcctctccctctgttcatcttcttcctgGGTGGGACCATCAGAGCTCTGTCTGCCAGTCGTGTCCCCTCTGATGAAAAACGAAGAATTGTTGCAATTTTGGTCCTGGTGCTGCTTATTTACATGCTGCTGTTCATGCCCAGCGTCATTTGGTATGCCACTTACTACCAAACCCTCAGCACACTGTCTTTAACATTTCTTAGATTAAGTCCCCTTGCAGACTTacttctgtatgttttcatgaggAAAGGGACCATAGACAAGTTTCTGGcctctgtgtgttgctgcagaatGGACAgcaatgacagcagcagagtggacaGCAATGATATCACCAGTTCAGTGGTGTGA